The proteins below come from a single Arthrobacter crystallopoietes genomic window:
- a CDS encoding pyridoxamine 5'-phosphate oxidase family protein yields MTALEASQGIENLSSSQCWEMFRSTDFGRLAVVVEGHPEIFPINYVVDHGSIVFRTARGTKLDGSLSGVNVAFETDGYDPATNMAWSVVLKGPAERLSSIEDVLASSMLPLFPWQGGEKNNFVRVVPSDITGRRFRVQSVARRRPGVSDARRLNVE; encoded by the coding sequence ATGACGGCACTAGAGGCATCCCAGGGCATTGAGAACCTTTCCTCCAGCCAGTGCTGGGAAATGTTCCGCAGTACCGATTTCGGCCGGCTCGCTGTGGTCGTGGAAGGGCACCCGGAGATTTTTCCCATCAACTACGTTGTCGATCATGGCTCCATCGTTTTCCGCACCGCACGGGGCACGAAACTGGATGGTTCACTCTCAGGCGTCAACGTCGCGTTTGAAACGGACGGCTACGACCCGGCGACCAATATGGCCTGGAGCGTGGTCCTCAAGGGACCCGCAGAGCGACTGAGCAGCATCGAAGATGTCTTGGCCTCGTCCATGCTGCCGCTCTTTCCTTGGCAGGGCGGCGAAAAGAACAACTTTGTCCGGGTTGTCCCCTCGGACATCACTGGGCGGCGCTTCCGTGTGCAGTCCGTCGCTCGCCGCCGTCCCGGGGTTAGCGATGCACGCCGGCTCAACGTCGAATAA
- a CDS encoding YccF domain-containing protein: MRAILNIIWLLLGGIWLAAGYFLAGIICCALIITIPFGIASFRIAGYALWPFGRKVVDKGGRTYVMSTLGNIIWILVAGIWIALGHVATAIAQAVTIIGIPMAIANLKMIPVSLTPLGKEIVPTDRPFIGYDKQYPVIGYDRHYPGYGR; the protein is encoded by the coding sequence ATGAGGGCAATACTGAATATCATCTGGCTGCTGCTGGGCGGCATCTGGTTGGCGGCGGGGTATTTCCTGGCTGGCATCATTTGCTGCGCGCTGATCATCACCATTCCCTTCGGCATCGCGTCCTTCCGGATTGCCGGGTACGCGCTGTGGCCGTTCGGCAGGAAGGTGGTGGACAAAGGCGGCCGCACCTATGTCATGTCGACGCTGGGCAACATCATCTGGATCCTGGTGGCTGGGATCTGGATCGCCCTCGGACACGTGGCAACGGCCATCGCGCAGGCCGTGACGATCATCGGCATTCCCATGGCGATCGCCAACCTGAAGATGATTCCGGTATCCCTGACCCCGCTGGGCAAGGAAATTGTGCCCACGGACCGTCCGTTCATCGGCTATGACAAGCAGTACCCGGTTATCGGTTACGACCGGCATTACCCGGGGTACGGCCGCTAG